From Rutidosis leptorrhynchoides isolate AG116_Rl617_1_P2 chromosome 3, CSIRO_AGI_Rlap_v1, whole genome shotgun sequence, a single genomic window includes:
- the LOC139902510 gene encoding uncharacterized protein: MEIWDEQREIRTITTRPNVRLLHITLKEKLKKLKCAIKIWAASKFNHLEHDIKDLKEKIISWELNAELCTPSDFEVLLHQSNTTRLMELEKTQRSMMKQMSIIKWVIEGDENSSFFHASVKMRHHCNGLSGISKDGISLSDPVAIKNAASEAFASRFKETNRCRPSYNSSSFNQLSNSNNLLLEGQITKEEIKDVVLGCASSKAPGPRRF; this comes from the exons ATGGAAATATGGGATGAGCAGAG GGAAATTAGGACAATTACCACTAGGCCCAATGTGAGGTTGTTACACATTACTttaaaagaaaaattgaaaaaacTCAAGTGTGCTATCAAGATTTGGGCAGCTAGCAAGTTCAACCATCTGGAACATGACATCAAAGATCTTAAAGAGAAGATTATTTCATGGGAGCTTAATGCCGAATTATGTACACCATCAGATTTTGAGGTTTTGTTGCATCAGTCAAATACCACGAGGTTGATGGAGCTTGAAAAAACTCAAAGGTCCATGATGAAACAAATGAGCATAATTAAATGGGTAATCGAAGGAGATGAAAACTCTAGTTTTTTCCACGCCTCGGTTAAAATGAGGCATCATTGTAATGGTTTGAGTGGGATTAGTAAAGATGGAATTTCGTTATCTGATCCAGTAGCCATTAAAAATGCAGCCTCAGAGGCTTTCGCTTCCCGTTTCAAAGAAACTAATCGTTGCAGACCTTCTTATAACAGTTCGTCTTTCAACCAACTTTCAAATTCTAATAATCTTCTTTTAGAAGGGCAAATCACGAAAGAGGAAATCAAAGATGTCGTTTTGGGTTGTGCGAGCTCCAAAGCTCCGGGACCCAGACGGTTTTAA